TGAGCTGGTCAAGTTTTCTTACAATTGCGAGGGTCAATCTAAATCCGTTTCACTATTGTTTGATTTATAATGGAGAGAAAGTTAAAGAGAAAACAAGTGGGTCTCATACCTTTTCTGCGGTCTCCTCATGTGTAATAAGAAAAATCAAGAGAGTTATTTTATTTATCTCACTTTTATCCCTTACGAACGTCAATAATTAATTTACAATAGTGTTTAAATATTTCATATTATGGGTAACACATGTTATTTTACACAAATTAatattctctctttcttttcattctcttttAAACCAAATGAAATGAGAGAAATTtcacatcattttttttttcttcactttctctttcatatcTATCATATTTACTTTATTATCTcactttttctctttatttatcttctctcttctctctttctcaatTTCTCTCCTCAACTAAACAAAGAATAAATTTGTATAATTAGTAAAAAGGGTAGTGAAGTTGCCACTGCCCCGCAAATCACAGTGAGCAATCAGGAGTCACATGGATAAAATATATAGTGTTAAACATTAACCCTAATTTAACCATGGATATATACCTCTTTGGAAATTCTTGTAGGCAACATGTTTGCGTAAATAACATaactcaagttttttttttttttctggaaatAAAAGTGTATTAGTCACAGCTTTGAGAATAAAGCTAAAAGGGAGATAAAAGAGGCAAGTGCAATTAATAACAACAAAAATTTAATCATCCGACGACATAAGACGGTTCTAAAAAACAACAAGCTAAAAAGCTATACAACAACCAAGAACCCCAAAAACTAACCAAAGAAAACCCGATACAACAAAAACTAACCCCAAAAGCTAAAAGACTAAAGTTAAGTACTTGAAGAACTCAAAGGCCAAAAGGCAACCCCATCACAGCAGAACAAAAGGATAAAGCACCCAACTCCGATTAGAAACGCCAAGCCATCAGCAACCTCCCTAGTCCCTAAGGAGGTTTGCGTGTAATGATCTGTGTAGCAATTTGGTTCAAAGCATCCTCATCCGCACAATTATACTTCATGCCCAAATATTTTCCCATCAACAGAGCACTTCACCCCTAATCATAATACCAATAGGTTCTAAGAACTCCGCTGATAGAAATATAAGCTGATTCCCTTTTTGACCTCCGGTGAGGTGCAGCCTTCTCCTACGTCAAAGCCACTAGAAATTTTATCTTAAACCTTCTTCCTTCCACTAAATTGAAGACAAATGGGGGTAAAAAGCAACTGGGTTGGGGATGAGATGAATAAATGAGAAGAACATGCCATGTTTTGTTTCTTCTGACAAATGGGGCCGAAGACAAGGAAATTTTTTGCTGCCGTTTAAAGAGATAACGCGTGGCCGATTAGGAGCAACACACTAGAAAGGAAGAGCGAACTGTACTAGGCACTGCCCCTTAACATAAGTCTGAACACAACTAAGATATTAGGTGGTCCAAATTAAAGAGATTAATTGAACATGAAGCAACTTTGACCTTGGCTTTGAACATTGCAACCAAAGGAGGACTAAAAATAGAAGGGTAATAATGGTTCTTGGTCATGTATGGGAAAAGTTATTTAAGAATCCAAAGGGTACGATTAATTATTCCCTTTTGGTAACATCATCTCCTGTTTTGCTAGCTCTTCTTTTTTAGAAAGGTGTGAAGTCGGTTATTTATACATCTATAGTTTTTgcattttttattaaatgaaattaataaaaatattattaaacttaaaatttattgTTGAAGTATTTTGAACTGATTGTAAGAAATAATATTACTAAAAATATTATTACCAAAATTATACTTAAGAGAAATATTtgcaatttaatttaatataattttaatgtaaaaatatcacgtaaaattaaaatatattgaattatTATAGAAAATCatatctatcatcattacatgGTAGTGCGCTCTACAAATAATTGGCGATAATCTTGTAAAAATTAACACTTAATATACGTAACTAAACAAAAAGTATTTATAATGTTCTTATACAGATCTCCCATCTTAAATCTAGGGTTTAGAACCGTCAAGACAATAAATGTAAGAGTAAATGAGACACTGTCTTGTTGAATTGAGATCGACTTAGCATTTTATAGTGGAGCTAAACAGTAACCATAAATCTATGATATTTGAGCCTTATTTTGTCTATTGGGCCTTTAAGGAACTGAGTCCGACGCTAAGTTTCAACCTAGATTCTAATGAGTCGACCCGCTTGGGTCGATAATCCCTCCTAGTAGAGGTTGAGCCGCTCTGCACAGGCGAGACCGTTCCATATGCCCGCAAGACGCGGAGTCATTTATACAAGGATGAAGTGCGTCTTAGACATCAAGAGTCGACCCGCCTAGGTCGATGCTCCCTCCTGGTAAAGGTCCCGCCCTGCACAGGGCGAGACCGGtccatataataataatttttctaGACACACATTTTAATGATTTActttaaaaaatacataaaataaTGCACATGTTAAGTGATTCACCAACCATTAGCTAAACAACATGTTCATAATAGAAAAGAGAAGAttgaaatagaaaaaacatATGCAAAGTAGTCAATGTAGATGAAAGTGATTGGTGTGTAGAAAAATTAGAGTGGTTAAAATTATAACCACCGacataattaaataaaacaagGGTTAGCAACACACGaagatttagtttataattaattaatttatgatttatgATATCTAAGTGAGAAGGAGCTAATTCAAAGATTTCAACAGCATGAATTGTGGAGAAAAGGCCGGTTAGAACAAATCACAACTTTAATAAAAAGACAAATCGACCATGTGCATACCCAACGGGCTTTCCCCCTTTCCTACGTGATTTTTGCTAATTGCTTTCCACTATTATCCCACTGTCTCTTTTCTCTCCCCCCCAGTATAAAAGCAAGTTGAGTATCTATCCACTTCTCTGCTATACTAAACCCTGCTCTTTCAGAGCAACTTCACCTCTCTTCTTTCAGCTTCAGTTTTGAAGTGAAAATGGTAGTGACTCTTGTTTGTCCTCTCTTTCTAGCTTTGTTATTTGCTACTTCAGCTTTTGCTGCCCTTCAGCCAAGATCACCAGAAGGTATAATGCTCAAATCTGAGTCTCTTTCATTTACATAAATAGGAATGTGaaacattttattttatattgttCTTTAAGTTGGGTCTATGCTACATTTTGCTTTTACACACtgatcttgttgttggagttgttcTATGGGTTCCTTTCCTTTACATGTTTTATGGGTATGCTTAAGATCTGTCCATTGGATCTGATTAGTTAGTTATTAACTCTAAATCTtgttgagaagtcccacattgactagagacgTGGTTGAAATAGTCTTTATAAATGGTAGAGCAACTCTAATGTTCTGTTCTCTGTGATTTTGATCTTTGCAGCTTACCTTCAAAATGGAAACTTTGAGGAGCTTCCAAATCCCAGATTCATCAAGAAAACAAAGCTGATTGGGAAATACTCCCTGCCCAAATGGGAAATCAATGGTCTTGTTGAGTACATCACTGGTGGGCCCCAATCTGGAGGCATGTTCTTCCCAGTGACTCATGGAGTTCATGCTGTGAGGCTTGGTAATGAGGCCTCAATCTCCCAGACCATCAAGGTCAAACCTGGTCAACTCTATGCTCTGATTCTTGGAGCCTCAAGGACTTGTGCACAAGATGAGGTTTTGAGAATCTCTGTGCCTCCACAGACTGGTGATGTTCCCCTGCAAACCCTGTATAGCCTTGATGGTGATGTCATTGCTTGGGGATTCAAGGCCACTTCTAATGTTGCCAAAGTGACTCTTCACAACCCTGGAGTTCAAGAGGATCCTACTTGTGGTCCCCTTCTTGATGCCATTGCTATCAGAGAGTTTTACCCTCCAATGCCTACAAGAGGTAAATTAATTAACCTGAAATATTTACATTTGGACAATTACTCCTTGATTATTTAATGAGAATCTTACTTATCTTTGACAATGCTTTGCAAATTAATGGCAATGTGTAGATCTTTATCCAGTTTTAACACATCTGGATCTATGAATGAGTCCACTAGCTGAATTTCTAGGGATGAATGTATTGTCTCCGTTTGGTGTTCCCTTTCCTGTTTCATCAATTAAA
This portion of the Lotus japonicus ecotype B-129 chromosome 3, LjGifu_v1.2 genome encodes:
- the LOC130748174 gene encoding protein DUF642 L-GALACTONO-1,4-LACTONE-RESPONSIVE GENE 2-like; this translates as MVVTLVCPLFLALLFATSAFAALQPRSPEAYLQNGNFEELPNPRFIKKTKLIGKYSLPKWEINGLVEYITGGPQSGGMFFPVTHGVHAVRLGNEASISQTIKVKPGQLYALILGASRTCAQDEVLRISVPPQTGDVPLQTLYSLDGDVIAWGFKATSNVAKVTLHNPGVQEDPTCGPLLDAIAIREFYPPMPTRANLVKNPSFEEGPFPIFNSTNGVLLPPQQQDRFSPLPGWIIESLKAVKFIDAKHFNVPFGLGAVELVAGRESAIAQIIRTETNKVYNITFSVGDAKNGCHGSMMVEAFAAKDTFKVPFKSVGKGKFVTVSFKFKAIAPRTRLTFYSSYYHTRTDDFGSLCGPVLDRVIVFPVA